In a single window of the Micromonospora inositola genome:
- a CDS encoding glycosyltransferase has translation MPSYGFLSTHPPTRCGLATFNSALAAHLTADGTRGGVVRVTDGSNDQRALPGVVHTWSARTPAGWRDAAAALNTFDVAIVQHEYGIYPGRDGEDVLPLLRRLAVPSIVVLHTVLRQPSARQKSLLEQIVAAAGAVVTMTDTARDRLLVGYTADPAKVTVIPHGAADQVGVPVLRRTRPHLLTWGLLGPGKGIEWSLRALARLQDLDPTPTFTVAGRTHPKVIEHQGEAYRAGLHRLGAQLGVAHAVDYQPVYHDPAALGALIRSADVVLLPYDSREQVTSGVLVEAVAAGVPVVATPFPHAVELLTGGPGLVVPHQDPAALAAAVRRILTEPGLAARLAGRVRPAAAELRWPAVAARYDVLAERLTAARPPVVSAASA, from the coding sequence ATGCCCAGCTACGGTTTCCTCAGCACCCACCCACCGACCCGGTGCGGACTGGCTACCTTCAACTCCGCCCTGGCCGCCCACCTGACCGCCGACGGCACGCGCGGTGGCGTCGTGCGGGTCACCGACGGAAGCAACGACCAGCGCGCCCTGCCCGGGGTCGTGCACACCTGGTCGGCGCGCACCCCGGCCGGCTGGCGGGACGCCGCCGCCGCCCTGAACACCTTCGACGTGGCCATCGTCCAGCACGAGTACGGCATCTACCCCGGTAGGGACGGGGAGGACGTTCTGCCGCTGCTGCGCCGGCTGGCCGTGCCGAGCATCGTGGTCCTGCACACCGTGCTCCGTCAGCCCTCCGCCCGGCAGAAGTCCCTGCTGGAGCAGATCGTCGCCGCCGCCGGGGCGGTCGTCACGATGACCGACACGGCTCGCGACCGGCTACTGGTCGGTTACACCGCGGACCCGGCGAAGGTCACGGTCATCCCACACGGCGCCGCCGACCAGGTCGGCGTACCCGTCCTACGCCGTACCCGCCCGCACCTGCTCACCTGGGGGTTGCTCGGCCCCGGCAAGGGCATCGAGTGGTCGTTGCGAGCCCTCGCGCGGTTGCAGGACCTCGATCCGACACCCACCTTCACCGTCGCGGGCCGGACCCACCCGAAGGTGATCGAGCACCAGGGGGAGGCGTACCGGGCGGGCCTGCACCGGCTCGGCGCGCAGTTGGGTGTAGCGCACGCCGTGGACTACCAGCCGGTCTACCACGACCCGGCCGCGCTCGGCGCGCTGATCCGCTCCGCCGACGTGGTCCTGCTGCCGTACGACTCCCGTGAGCAGGTCACCTCGGGGGTTCTCGTCGAGGCGGTGGCCGCCGGGGTTCCCGTCGTGGCCACGCCGTTCCCGCACGCCGTCGAGTTGCTCACCGGCGGGCCCGGCCTGGTCGTACCCCATCAGGATCCGGCGGCGCTGGCCGCGGCGGTCCGGCGGATCCTGACCGAGCCGGGTCTGGCCGCCCGGCTGGCCGGCCGCGTCCGACCGGCGGCCGCGGAGCTGCGTTGGCCGGCGGTGGCGGCCCGGTACGACGTCCTCGCGGAGCGGCTCACCGCCGCCCGCCCGCCCGTGGTCAGCGCGGCGTCGGCGTGA
- a CDS encoding glycosyltransferase family 4 protein — MRVALLGPVAWRTPPYHYGPWEQVTGLLAEGLTTRGVDVTLFATLDSVTSASLDGVCPRGYADDPSMDGRVWEAMHVSHAMARSAQFDLVHNHLDWLPLAFAEHCGAPLLTTVHGFSGAGILPAYTRARSSYVSISDADRIAGLDYVATVHHGVDLTGLPFTRDAGPGLVAFGRIHPDKGIHTAIEIARLAGRPLTICGIVQDERYFTEQVAPHIDGDQVVFLGAVGPRRRAEILGASTALLHPIAFDEPFGLSVVESMACGTPVVAYARGSMPEVIDEGVTGFLVHTVEQAVDAVTRVTGLDRAGCRARARQRFGADRMVTDYLAVYDDLTHRPQR; from the coding sequence GTGAGAGTGGCTCTGCTCGGGCCGGTCGCCTGGCGGACACCCCCTTACCACTATGGCCCCTGGGAGCAGGTGACCGGCCTGCTCGCCGAAGGGCTGACCACACGCGGCGTTGACGTGACACTCTTCGCGACGCTGGACTCGGTCACCTCCGCCTCCCTCGACGGTGTATGCCCCCGCGGGTACGCCGACGACCCGAGCATGGACGGCCGGGTGTGGGAGGCGATGCACGTCTCGCACGCGATGGCCCGCTCGGCGCAGTTCGACCTGGTGCACAACCACCTCGACTGGCTGCCGCTGGCCTTCGCCGAGCACTGCGGCGCTCCGCTGCTCACCACCGTGCACGGCTTCTCCGGTGCGGGAATCCTCCCCGCCTACACCAGGGCCCGCTCGTCCTACGTGTCGATCTCCGACGCCGACCGGATCGCCGGACTCGACTACGTCGCCACGGTGCACCACGGCGTCGACCTCACCGGGCTGCCGTTCACCCGGGACGCCGGCCCCGGACTGGTCGCCTTCGGCCGGATCCATCCCGACAAGGGCATCCACACCGCCATCGAGATAGCCCGGCTCGCCGGCCGGCCCCTGACCATCTGCGGCATCGTGCAGGACGAGCGGTACTTCACCGAACAGGTGGCCCCGCACATCGACGGCGATCAGGTGGTCTTCCTCGGCGCGGTGGGCCCCCGACGACGCGCTGAGATCCTGGGCGCCAGCACCGCCCTGCTGCACCCGATCGCCTTCGACGAGCCGTTCGGCCTGTCGGTGGTGGAGTCGATGGCCTGTGGCACGCCGGTCGTGGCGTACGCGCGGGGGTCCATGCCGGAAGTCATCGACGAAGGGGTGACGGGATTTCTCGTGCACACCGTCGAGCAGGCCGTCGACGCCGTCACCCGGGTCACCGGCCTCGACCGTGCCGGCTGCCGGGCCCGGGCCCGGCAGCGCTTCGGCGCGGACCGGATGGTCACCGACTACCTGGCCGTCTACGACGACCTCACCCACCGACCGCAACGCTGA
- a CDS encoding GAF and ANTAR domain-containing protein: MGESQLAHVFVEMADTLVDDFDVIEFLHVLTERCVELLGVSAAGLLLTDQRDTLQVVAASSERTRLLELFQLQTDQGPCLDCFRTGQAVSVVDLPTANRWPRFTAAAAGVGFAAVHALPMRLRSEVIGALNLFDVQPGALDEGKLRIGQALADVATIGLLQQRAIHRRDILAEQLQTALNSRVLIEQAKGVLAERLRVDVGEAFALLRDGARSRNRRLSELSQAIVDGSEQFAPGPAVDRPG, encoded by the coding sequence ATGGGCGAGAGCCAGCTGGCGCACGTGTTCGTGGAAATGGCCGACACTCTCGTCGACGATTTCGACGTGATCGAGTTCCTGCACGTGCTGACCGAGAGGTGTGTCGAGCTGCTGGGTGTGTCGGCGGCCGGGCTGCTCCTGACGGACCAGCGGGACACGCTGCAGGTGGTCGCCGCCTCCTCCGAACGCACCCGACTGCTGGAGCTGTTCCAGCTCCAGACCGACCAGGGTCCCTGCCTGGACTGCTTCCGTACCGGTCAAGCGGTGTCGGTGGTCGACCTGCCAACCGCCAATCGCTGGCCAAGGTTCACCGCCGCCGCGGCCGGGGTGGGCTTCGCTGCGGTGCACGCCCTGCCCATGCGCCTGCGCTCCGAGGTCATTGGCGCGCTGAACCTCTTCGATGTCCAGCCGGGGGCCCTCGACGAGGGCAAGCTCCGCATCGGTCAGGCGCTCGCCGACGTGGCAACCATCGGACTGCTGCAACAGCGCGCCATCCACCGGCGTGACATCCTCGCCGAACAGCTGCAGACCGCACTGAACAGCCGTGTCCTGATCGAGCAGGCCAAGGGGGTCCTGGCCGAACGCCTTCGGGTGGACGTGGGCGAAGCCTTCGCGCTGCTGCGCGACGGCGCCCGCAGCCGCAACCGGCGGCTGTCCGAACTGTCCCAGGCGATCGTCGACGGTTCCGAGCAGTTCGCGCCGGGACCGGCCGTCGACCGGCCAGGCTGA